TCGACAAATCGCCCGAAGAAGTCAAGCCCGAGGTCATGGATCTCGCCGCAGAAGGGCTGGAAAAAGACCCACATCGCTCTTCCGTTCTGGGATGGTCAGGGTGTGCGTATAGTGACATTGGCGAACCCGCGGTCGGCAAGCCGCATCTCGAGCGCGCCCTGGAGCTCGATCCCTCCAATGCCCAGGCCCTGGCGGCGCTGGCCTGGTCTCACACGCAACTTGGAGAGCCTGATCTCGGCCTGCCCCTCATCGACAAGGCGATACGGATCACACCAAACTATCCCGGCCACGCAATCTGGCTCTTCCTCAGATCCATTGTTTGCATGGCCCAGGGCGATGATGTCGGCGCCCGCGACGCCTGCGAGACATCCATTCGCCTCGACCCCAAACTGGCCCTGCCCTACACAACGCTTGCGCAGCTCGAAATGAAGGCCGGCAACCGCGCACAAGCTCGCGCGTATCAGGACACCGCGGATACGCTCATATCAGCTTGAGTCATCGGCTTCCGTTCAAGATGAAGCGCCACAACTAGAAATAGTAAATTAACCAAAGCCGCGCATATCCAAGCGATGATTATGCGATCGTCCGTCCTTGGAATCTTGCTGCTGAGCGCTTCGACCCTGCAGGTTTCGGCGCAAACCGTCGAGGATGCGATTCAGGCCGCCCTGCGCCACAGTCCACAGATCACCATCGGTGAAGCCGATACCGATGCCGCTGCAGCCAATCAGTTCGGCGCCCTCGGTGAGTTTCTGCCCTCCGTATCCGCCACGATCAGTGCCGGTGAAGAACGTTGGCGCAGCGATGAGCTTGAGCGCCTTCGCGCCGAAGATGGCATGACTTACTCGCTGGAATTCTCGCAGCCGGTCTTTCAAGGCGGGTCTGCCTATTACGGCCTCAAAGATGCGCGCGCCTCGACCCAGGCGCAACGCTTGCTTGAACGTGAGAACCGACAAGTCGTGGCGCAAGTCGCGGCGACCGCACATGCTGCGCTGATCCTCAATCGGGAGATTGTCGGCCATCGCACCCAGAGCCTCGACCTCTTGCTGCAACAAGTCACGATCACGGATCGTCGGCGCGAAGCAGGGGCAGAAAGTCTGATCGCGGTTTCTCAGGCGCGCTCGCGCATGGAGCAGGAACGCGCTGAACTGGTTCGCGCCGAAGCCGGTCTGGCGGTGGCTGAAGCCAATTACCTCAGACAGACCGGTGAAGTGCCGGGCGCGGTCATGGTTCCGGATACCCAGCGTATGGGCGACGAGATGATCAGCGCAGCCGATGCCATCGCACAGGCGCTGCAGACCAATCCAGGTTTACTGGCGCGGGATGACTTCGTTTCCGCCGCGCGCCATGGCCGGAACTCTGCGCGCGGCAAACTGGGCCCGACCCTGTCGCTGGACGGGCAGTACAATGCCTATGATCTTGCCTCTTCTGCGGCCACGCCCGGTGTGCGACAGGAAGCCAATGAGTTTCAACTGGTCGCCCGTCTGCGTATCCCGATCTTCCAACAAGGTCAGAACTATTCCGGTCTGAAGTCAGCGAGTGCCCGCCTGGAACGCGAGAACGCGGCGCGCCGCGATGCGAGGCTGGCGGTCGAGGAAGCCGTAACCGCCAACTGGAACACCTTGCAATCGGCTGCGGAAGCGATCGCCGCCGCCGAGTCCGCCGTCGAGGCCAGCGAGATTGTCGTCGAAGGCCAGCAAGCCGAGTACAGCGCCGGGCGCATTGGCATTCAGGATGTCCTCGACGGACAACGCGACCTGGTCTTTGCGCGCATCACCCTGTCGCAGGCAGAATTTGACTATCGTCAGGCCCGATACGGCCTGCTTGCCCTGGTCGATCGTCTGGCGCCGCCGGAAGGCTAGAAGCCAATCTGCTCCACATTGGAGAAGTCAATCGTCTCGCCATTGTCGAGCGTGATGACCCCTGCCGCATCGTCGGAGAGCTCGATGGAGTCGGCGTCTTCGCTGACAATCTCACCTTCGGTCAGCGTGATGGTCCAGTCTTCGCCGTAAACCGCGTCAGCCGCGAGTGCATCGGAGAGATCGATCGTGTCAGTCCACCCTGCCCCGCCATCAAACGTATCGGACCCGCCATCTTGGCCATAGATGAAGAGATCATTGCCCTCTCCACCAGCGAAAGTGTCGTCGCCCGCGCCGCCAGTCATCACGTCATTACCGTCGCCGCCGGTCACCGAGGCTTCGGCCTTGCCGCTTTCCGTATAGGTCTCGCCGCCGTCGCCGAGCTCCAGGTCTTCGGCGAGGTCGAGCACGTCGATTGAAATCGTTTCCGACGTTTCCAGACCGCCTGTATCGGTGGCGGTGACGGTCACATCGACAGAGGACTCGGTCTCGTAATCAAGACTGACGCCATCTTTCAGACGAAGCTGGCCATCGACGACCTCGAACCGATCGTCCGAGACCGAATAGGTCACGACATCACCCGCATCGGGATCGTAGGATGACAGCGTCGCGACCACCGCTCCGGCATCATTCTCGACCACGGTCAGCGGCACTTCGACCAGAGAAATATTGTCCAGATGCGCGCCCAGGCTATCGCTTTCACCCGCCGCTTCGCGGAATTCAAGGACGTCGCCTGCGCCTGTGCCTGTCACCTCAAAACTGACCTCTTCCCAATTCGTGGAGGCCGGATCAAAGGCCCCGACCAGTTCGCCGTTCCAATAGACTTCAATCGTATCGGTCGTGTTCGATCCGCGCGCGCGCATGTCAAAAGAGACGGTATAGGTCTGACCAGCTTCGGTGTTGACGGTCTGAGAGATCGCGTCAGCCGCATTGGTGTAATCCAGCTCGAGGAATTGATTGCCCTCGGACGCCGCGACGCCACCAAGATTATCCCAAACCTCGATGCCGTTGGCGGAGTCCCAGTTGCCACTGGCATCTTCGCTGAAGCCGCGCCAGCCGCCGGACCTGACATCCTGCTCCTCAAAGCTGCCGCCTGTGATCAGGTTTTCAGAATTCGGTGTGATCTCGAGCATGGTCGGGGCTTCGTTCTGGTCGACGACTTCGATCGTGAACGTCTCCGTCGAAGACAAGCCCCCACTGTCTGTCGCGGTCACCGCCACATCAAGGCTG
This DNA window, taken from Hyphomonas sp. Mor2, encodes the following:
- a CDS encoding TolC family protein — encoded protein: MRSSVLGILLLSASTLQVSAQTVEDAIQAALRHSPQITIGEADTDAAAANQFGALGEFLPSVSATISAGEERWRSDELERLRAEDGMTYSLEFSQPVFQGGSAYYGLKDARASTQAQRLLERENRQVVAQVAATAHAALILNREIVGHRTQSLDLLLQQVTITDRRREAGAESLIAVSQARSRMEQERAELVRAEAGLAVAEANYLRQTGEVPGAVMVPDTQRMGDEMISAADAIAQALQTNPGLLARDDFVSAARHGRNSARGKLGPTLSLDGQYNAYDLASSAATPGVRQEANEFQLVARLRIPIFQQGQNYSGLKSASARLERENAARRDARLAVEEAVTANWNTLQSAAEAIAAAESAVEASEIVVEGQQAEYSAGRIGIQDVLDGQRDLVFARITLSQAEFDYRQARYGLLALVDRLAPPEG